From a single Dioscorea cayenensis subsp. rotundata cultivar TDr96_F1 unplaced genomic scaffold, TDr96_F1_v2_PseudoChromosome.rev07_lg8_w22 25.fasta BLBR01000795.1, whole genome shotgun sequence genomic region:
- the LOC120255028 gene encoding uncharacterized protein LOC120255028 encodes MIDAAIRVSLCNKQQSEAQNLIEEMANNGYQWSSEGNKPVKSAGIYQVDVITTLAAQVEVITKRLYNMQPPSSSSGPIHDHFGHSGDPSFTSSIDASANQIEQVDFLGQNCHYQNNPFSNTYNAGWRNHPNFSWSQLGQGQLAQ; translated from the coding sequence ATGATTGATGCAGCCATCAGAGTTTCATTGTGtaacaagcaacagagtgaagcacaAAATCtgattgaagagatggcaaACAACGGGTATCAATGGAGTTCAGAGGGGAACAAACCGGTGAAGTCTGCCGGTATTTATCAAGTGGATGTCATCACTACTCTTGCAGCACAAGTTGAAGTAATAACTAAGAGATTATACAATATGCAACCTCCGTCTTCAAGCTCGGGACCCATTCACGATCATTTTGGACACTCAGGTGACCCAAGCTTTACCTCTTCCATTGATGCAAGTGCTAATCAGATTGAGCAAGTGGACTTCCTTGGTCAGAACTGTCATTATCAGAACAATCCATTTAGCAACACATATAATGCTGGATGgaggaatcatccaaatttctcctGGAGTCAGTTGGGACAGGGACAATTGGCACAATAA